Part of the Manis javanica isolate MJ-LG chromosome 9, MJ_LKY, whole genome shotgun sequence genome, TTTTTGCTTAAAACTCACATTATTCTCTCTCAAAATATGAAGAGAAGCTTTTCTTGTGCATAAtaattttgttacatttaaaGGCTCAGAATCATTCATGCTAAGAAAGCAGGCAAGAGAGACACTAAAGGTGGTGTCGATCTTGAAGAAGAGCAGCACGTGTCGGCCACCCCCACAGCAGAATGCAAGCGAAGAAGGAAGGGCGGGGACAGTGATGCTGACGgcgacgaggaggaggaggaggaagacaaggaagacaaaaaaggaaagaaaatcgaTGTCTGTGAAGGTGAAGTAATCAAGTTTGGGTGGATTTGGGTTTTAAGTCCATTTTGAACGCTTACTTGCCtccgtttcttcatctgaaaactgAATATTTATAACAATCACCTCATAAAATTTTTTGTGATGGTTTAATAATTGCCCACACGTAGGATGGACTTACACTGAATAAACAAAGTCAACTTTTTCTTTGTATAGAACATATTGAGAGTTCTTCAAAGAACCATGCAGATTCTTAATTTCATATATCCTCTTTCATTCTGGTAAAATACTAGCTTATATGTGTACAATACTTCCTGCCTTGAAAGTATTGTCACATTTAGTGAAAGTGATGTATTTCTCAAGCATCACTTTATTATGTGCCTAGCTCTGGGCACTTTTGATTAAAGATGAGTAAGGTATTGAAAGTCCTCTCTCAACTTGCAGTCTCATTGAGGAAGATTTGCCATAAGAAAATGTAATGTACTACATGTTAACTGCTTTGCTGGTGGTATTTACTCTGTGCTAGGCAGGCAGAAAGGAAGGGCATTG contains:
- the LOC140843402 gene encoding bromodomain adjacent to zinc finger domain protein 2B-like isoform X2 yields the protein MKLCEIDKNIDYMSNLRRDKRVVEGQLHKLRIIHAKKAGKRDTKGGVDLEEEQHVSATPTAECKRRRKGGDSDADGDEEEEEEDKEDKKGKKIDVCEALFTIAKI
- the LOC140843402 gene encoding bromodomain adjacent to zinc finger domain protein 2B-like isoform X3 produces the protein MKLCEIDKNIDYMSNLRRDKRVVEGQLHKLRIIHAKKAGKRDTKGGVDLEEEQHVSATPTAECKRRRKGGDSDADGDEEEEEEDKEDKKGKKIDVCEG
- the LOC140843402 gene encoding bromodomain adjacent to zinc finger domain protein 2B-like isoform X1 codes for the protein MKLCEIDKNIDYMSNLRRDKRVVEGQLHKLRIIHAKKAGKRDTKGGVDLEEEQHVSATPTAECKRRRKGGDSDADGDEEEEEEDKEDKKGKKIDVCEGEVIKFGWIWVLSPF